In Canis lupus dingo isolate Sandy chromosome 1, ASM325472v2, whole genome shotgun sequence, a single genomic region encodes these proteins:
- the LOC112644077 gene encoding histone H3.3A-like: MARTKQTAHKSTGGKAPRKQLATKAARKSAPSTGGVKKPHRYRPGTVALHEIRHYQKSTELLIRKFPFQRLVREIAQDFKTDLRFQSAATGALQEASEAYLVGLFEDTNLCAIHVKRVTIMPKDIQLARHIRGERA, from the coding sequence ATGGCTCGTACAAAGCAGACTGCCCACAAATCGACAGGTGGTAAAGCACCGAGGAAGCAACTGGCTACAAAAGCCGCTCGCAAGAGTGCACCCTCTACTGGAGGGGTGAAGAAACCTCATCGTTACAGGCCTGGTACTGTGGCACTCCATGAAATTAGACACTATCAGAAGTCCACTGAACTTCTGATCCGCAAATTTCCTTTCCAGCGTCTGGTGCGAGAAATTGCTCAGGACTTCAAAACAGATCTGCGCTTCCAGAGTGCAGCTACTGGTGCTTTGCAGGAGGCAAGTGAGGCCTATCTGGTGGGCCTCTTTGAAGACACCAACCTGTGTGCTATCCATGTCAAACGTGTCACAATTATGCCAAAAGACATCCAGCTAGCACGCCACATACGTGGAGAACGTGCTTAA